In Nostoc sp. UHCC 0926, a single genomic region encodes these proteins:
- a CDS encoding PEP-CTERM sorting domain-containing protein (PEP-CTERM proteins occur, often in large numbers, in the proteomes of bacteria that also encode an exosortase, a predicted intramembrane cysteine proteinase. The presence of a PEP-CTERM domain at a protein's C-terminus predicts cleavage within the sorting domain, followed by covalent anchoring to some some component of the (usually Gram-negative) cell surface. Many PEP-CTERM proteins exhibit an unusual sequence composition that includes large numbers of potential glycosylation sites. Expression of one such protein has been shown restore the ability of a bacterium to form floc, a type of biofilm.): MKKCYKLAITAAIVGFGLGTLNAAQAATFTINASDQGWWAAEGGINGHNDNDNTNYITGYIRGTDLRNFFTFDLGAIAGVSSATLQIQRFEGSVSPTETLGFFDVSTPANVVTHKNSSPNNSIYNDLGSGKNYGTFDVTTSGDPNEILSFVLNSDAIADINARSGKFFSIGGALLGDLEEHDRENYLFAASGNGPVAKLVIENTDSTPVPEPNTLGGIAVVSVAGWWLKRKQKASLGV; the protein is encoded by the coding sequence ATGAAAAAGTGTTACAAATTGGCAATTACGGCTGCTATTGTTGGATTCGGATTAGGAACGCTAAATGCAGCACAAGCAGCAACTTTTACTATAAATGCATCAGATCAAGGTTGGTGGGCTGCTGAAGGGGGAATTAATGGGCATAATGATAACGATAATACCAACTATATAACTGGATATATCCGCGGAACAGATTTGCGTAACTTTTTTACATTCGATCTTGGTGCTATAGCAGGAGTCTCCTCAGCAACCCTGCAAATTCAACGATTTGAGGGTTCAGTAAGTCCAACAGAGACTCTAGGTTTTTTTGACGTTTCAACACCTGCTAATGTAGTTACTCATAAAAATAGTAGCCCCAACAACAGTATTTATAATGATTTAGGAAGTGGTAAAAATTATGGAACTTTTGATGTCACTACTTCTGGTGATCCAAACGAAATTCTGAGTTTTGTTCTCAACTCGGATGCCATTGCAGATATTAACGCCAGAAGCGGGAAATTTTTCTCAATTGGAGGTGCGCTTTTGGGTGATCTTGAAGAACATGATCGCGAAAATTATCTCTTCGCCGCTAGTGGTAATGGTCCGGTTGCTAAACTTGTCATTGAGAATACGGATTCAACCCCTGTTCCGGAACCTAACACCCTTGGTGGGATAGCGGTTGTCAGTGTTGCCGGATGGTGGCTAAAGCGCAAACAAAAAGCGTCTCTGGGTGTATAG